CTCCAGTGaggactccctccctccatcatgaCTCCGTCCATCATGACTCCACTGaggactccctccctccatgatGACTCCCTTCCTCCATCATGACTCCACTAAggactccctccctctatcatgACTCCACTGaggactccctccctccataatgACACCCTCCCTCCATGATGACTCCACTGAGGACTCCCTTCCTCCACTGAGGACTCCCTTCCTCCATcatgactccctccctccatcatgaCTCCACTGaggactccctccctccatcatgaCTCCACTGaggactccctccctccatcatgaCTCCACTGaggactccctccctccatcatgaCTCCACTGaggactccctccctccatcatgaCTCCACTGAGGACTCCCTGAGGACCCTCCATCATGACTCCACTGaggactccctccctccatcatgaCTCCACTGaggactccctccctccatcatgaCTCCACTGaggactccctccctccatcatgaCTCCACTGaggactccctccctcctccatcatgACTCCACTGaggactccctccctccatcatgaCTCCACTGAGGACTCCCTCCATCATGACCCTCCCCATCATGACTCCACTGaggactccctccctccatcatgaCTCCACTGaggactccctccctccatcatgaCTCCACTGaggactccctccctccatcatgaCTCCACTGAGGACTCCCTGAGGACTCCCCCCTCCATCATGACTCCACTGaggactccctccctccatcatgaCTCCACTGAGgactccctccatccatcatGACTCCACTGAGGACTACCTCCATCATGACTCCACTGAGGACTCCCTCACTCCATCATGACTCCCTCCCTACATAATGACTCCACTGAggactccctccctcactcaatCATTACTCCACTGaggactccctccctccatcatgaCTCCATCCATCATGACTCCATTGAGAACTCCCTTCCTCCATCATGACTCCACCAaggactccctccctccataatgACACCCTCCCTCCATGATGACTCCACTGAGGACTCCCTTCCTCCACTGAGGACTCCCTTCCTCCATcatgactccctccctccattgacTCCACTGaggactccctccctccatcatgaCTCCACTGAGGACTCCGTCCCTCCATCATGACTCCACTGaggactccctccctccatcatgaCTCCACTGaggactccctccctccatcatgactccctccctccatgatGACTCCACTGAggactccctccctcactcaatCATTACTGGGAAGGGCTGACAGATGTATTCATACTGGGAAGGGCTGACAGATGTATTCATACTGGGAAGGGCTGACAGATGTATTCATACTGGGAAGGGCTGACAGATGTATTCATACTGGGAAGGGCTGACAGATGTATTCATACTGGGAAGGGCTGACAGATGTATTCATACTGGGAAGGGCTGACAGATGTATTCATACTGGGAAGGGCTGACAGATGTATTCATACTGGGAAGGGCTGACTTTACTGACAGATGTTTAAAACCTTTTGATTATTTTAGTTAAACAGAAAAtctgagagtgaggagagaggagagctagaggagagagaggagagaggagagatgagaggagaggagagaggagagaggagagctccagaggagagaggagagaggagagctagaggagagaggagagaggagagaggagagctccagaggagagaggagagagaggagagaggagagctagaggagagaggagagaggagagctagaggagagaggagagagaggagagagatgagctagaggagagggagagaggagagctagaggagagagggagagctagaggagagagagagagaagaggagagagaggagagaggagagctagggagagaggagagaggagagctagaggagagagagaggagagaggagagagagagagagaggagagaggagagagagagagagagagagagaggagagaggagagagagagagagaggagagagaggagagaggagagaggagagaggagagaggagagctagaggagagaggagagctagaggagagagagagagagagagagaggagagatagaggagagagagagcagagagctagagagagagagagagagaggagagagagagagagagagagagagagagagagagagagagagagagagagagagagagaggagagagagagagagagagagagagaggagagctagaggagagagaggagagagagagagagagaggagagaggagagctagaggagagaggaggagagagagagagaggagagagaggagagctagaggagagagagaggagagagagagagaggagagagctagaggagagaggagagagaggagaggagagagaggagagctagaggagagaggagagagctagaggagagaggagagagctagaGGAGAAAGCTTAGAGACAAACAGATGCCAGGCGTTAGAGGTCTGTGAGTAATTCTATTTCAACTCTTAGAAAATGGATTTTCAAAGTTATAGCCACATGTGCTAcaaagatgtctgtctgtctgacagtggcCCCTCAGTTGTCCCTATTCCTAGCCGTGGATCCTGCCGAGCTGAGTGAGACAAAGTGACAAATTAGAGTTAAtctgcctcttcctgtcctgAAGGAAACTATGTGAAACTAGTGGAAAGAGCCGAGGGTTGACTGACCCCAACGATCAGACCCCGTactgcaatatatatatatatatatatatatatatatatatatatatgagagacagggagagagagagagagagagagagagacaggagagagagagagagagacaggagagagagagagagacagggagagagagagagagatagggagagagagaggagagagagagagagagagagagagagagagagagagagagagagagagagagagaggagagagagagagagagagaggagagagagagagagagagagagagagagagagagagagagacagggagagagagagacagggggagagagagagagacagggagagagagagacagggagagagagagacagggagagagagacagggagcgagagtgGGAAAGAGGGGAGACAGATGAGGGAGACAcctagatgagggagggagggagagacctagatgagggagggagagatagatggggagggaaagagacgggagatgagggagggaggggagagagggagggagggagatggggagggagggagagagagggaggggagagagggagggaggagggagggggagagagggagggggagagagggagggagagggggagggagggagagagagggaggggggagagagggagagagagggagggagggagggagggagggagggagggagggagggagagggaggggagggagaggagggaggggagagagggaggggagagagggagggagggagggaggggagggaggggagagagggaggggggagagagggaggggagggagggagggagagagagggaggggagagagatgagggagggagggagagacctagatgagggagggagagatagtatCTAAAGTGTCCCCAAACCTTGTGTCccaggggagggaaagagatgcgggaggggagagagagagagaggggaggggagagagggaggggagagagggagggagaggaaagctgtttctattttacattttttaaacagtATCTAAAGTGTCCCCATAGTGCACTTTGTGTCCCCTCACAGTGGAATGTTGTATCCTTCCGACAACACAGTGAAACACAGTTGTGATCCCCATAGTGCACACTTGAAACAACAGTGGAATGTGACTGACGGGTCCTTGTATCCCCAGTGGAAGTGCACCTTGTATCCCCATGGAAGTGAACCTTGTATCCCCATAGTGCACCTTGTATCCCCAGTGGAATGTTGACTGCGGGTCCTTCCCGACAACACAGAGAAACAACAGTGGAATGTTGACTGACGGGTCCTTCCCGACAACACAGAGAAACAACTTGACTGACGG
This window of the Oncorhynchus tshawytscha isolate Ot180627B unplaced genomic scaffold, Otsh_v2.0 Un_contig_3532_pilon_pilon, whole genome shotgun sequence genome carries:
- the LOC121845070 gene encoding U1 small nuclear ribonucleoprotein 70 kDa-like, encoding RERRERRARGEREERERERERRERERERRERERERER